A stretch of Telopea speciosissima isolate NSW1024214 ecotype Mountain lineage chromosome 11, Tspe_v1, whole genome shotgun sequence DNA encodes these proteins:
- the LOC122645694 gene encoding PHD finger protein PERSISTENT TAPETAL CELL 1 isoform X1, with the protein MSQLNLRGCKKRKRGGRAFGFKTFCEPGYPAEFNGLFHQNIKTLLELGSPETNLCSGMQSWSFQLELHRHPPVHISLLIIEEPIEASAHPHCNHCLYVGWGHHMICNKKFHFVVPCKQIAAVTPTSLSHEGNCRGSEATTAMKSNLIELHGHLMHGVLHMNGFGHLLCINGVEKGSELAGHEIMDLWDRICTGLRVRKVSLTDIARKRNMDLRLIHGVAYGEPWFSRWGYRFGRGSFGVTQPMYQKAIEAIQGMPLCLLVHHLGNSNHEIPVILHRYQMMSSNSLLTLGHLFHFMLQLKSHLPQETYMASDNANIALNTASRWSPKRVEMAARVIVDALRKAENRWVSRQEVRDAARVYIGDTGLLDFVLKSLGNHIVGNYIVRRSVNPVTKVLEYCLEDISCTLPNQDNLSQIDPCGRLTRLQLMKDIFYLYKYILNEQRPAALITKMFTAIPVAARIILDTKHLIKDYGGELCPNTGVGYGENLMVFCTICLKDKIENNEGMMKALPPYEVIILPAYATVEDLKKEVHRIFKEMYWGLRSFIVESIIGLNVKDSDLILKLVQARSRLVLKGRILDKGIDIDGIYQCSIDKNVIDCPCGAKEDDGERMVSCDICEVLQHTRCVRIGNNEDVPHIFLCSRCEHDIVLLPSLP; encoded by the exons ATGTCACAGTTGAATCTTAGAGGTTgtaagaaaaggaagagagggggAAGGGCTTTTGGGTTCAAGACATTCTGTGAACCCGGGTACCCAGCAGAGTTTAATGGTTTATTTCATCAAAACATCAAAACATTACTTGAACTAGGAAGTCCTGAGACCAATTTATGCAGTGGAATGCAAAGCTGGTCTTTCCAGCTTGAACTCCATCGTCATCCTCCGGTTCATATCTCGCTGTTGATCATCGAAGAACCGATTGAGGCATCTGCTCATCCACACTGCAATCACTGCCTATACGTGG GCTGGGGGCACCACATGATTTGCAACAAGAAGTTTCACTTTGTTGTACCCTGCAAACAAATTGCAGCAGTGACACCCACATCTTTGAGCCATGAAGGAAATTGCAGAGGATCAGAAGCAACAACGGCAATGAAGTCAAATTTGATAGAGCTACATGGCCACCTTATGCATGGGGTCTTGCACATGAATGGGTTTGGGCATTTGCTCTGTATCAATGGAGTAGAGAAGGGCTCAGAGTTGGCTGGGCATGAGATTATGGACTTGTGGGATCGAATTTGCACCGGATTAAGAGTAAG gaagGTGAGCCTAACTGACATTGCAAGGAAGAGAAACATGGACTTGAGGTTGATCCATGGGGTGGCTTATGGTGAGCCATGGTTCAGTCGTTGGGGCTACAGATTCGGGCGTGGAAGCTTTGGTGTCACTCAACCAATGTACCAGAAAGCAATAGAAGCAATACAAGGCATGCCCTTATGCTTACTTGTTCATCACCTTGGCAACTCTAATCATGAAATTCCAGTCATTCTCCATAGATATCAAATGATGTCAAGTAATTCTTTGCTTACGCTAGGCCATCTATTCCATTTCATGTTACAACTGAAGTCCCACCTTCCACAAGAGACTTACATGGCTTCCGATAACGCTAACATTGCATTAAACACAGCTTCTCGATGGTCACCAAAGCGAGTTGAAATGGCGGCTCGGGTTATTGTTGATGCACTAAGGAAGGCAGAAAATAGGTGGGTATCAAGGCAAGAAGTTAGAGATGCTGCCCGTGTATACATTGGTGATACAGGTTTATTAGACTTTGTATTGAAGTCTCTAGGAAACCATATTGTGGGGAATTATATTGTTCGCCGAAGTGTAAATCCAGTGACTAAAGTTCTTGAATATTGCTTGGAGGATATCTCTTGTACTTTGCCTAATCAAGATAATTTGTCTCAAATCGATCCATGTGGTCGACTTACGAGGCTTCAACTCATGAAGGATATCTTCTATTTGTACAAATACATCCTCAATGAGCAAAGACCAGCAGCATTGATCACCAAGATGTTCACAGCCATCCCTGTGGCTGCAAGGATCATTCTTGACACCAAGCATCTTATTAAAGATTATGGAGGAGAGTTATGCCCTAATACTGGAGTTGGTTATGGTGAAAACTTGATGGTTTTTTGCACAATTTGTTTGAAGGACAAGATAGAGAACAATGAAGGTATGATGAAGGCCTTGCCACCATATGAAGTTATCATTTTGCCGGCCTATGCTACCGTCGAAGATCTTAAGAAGGAAGTCCATAGGATCTTTAAGGAAATGTATTGGGGCTTAAGGAGCTTCATTGTGGAGTCAATTATCGGTTTAAATGTGAAGGATTCAGATTTGATATTGAAGCTAGTACAAGCTCGGTCTCGGTTAGTTTTGAAAGGAAGGATATTAGACAAAGGCATTGACATTGATGGGATTTATCAGTGCAGCATAGATAAAAATGTAATTGATTGCCCTTGTGGTGCTAAGGAGGATGATGGCGAACGGATGGTCTCATGCGATATCTGTGAAGTTTTGCAGCATACTCGGTGTGTTCGTATTGGCAATAATGAGGATGTTCCTCATATATTTCTTTGTAGCCGCTGTGAACATGACATTGTTCTCCTCCCCTCCCTTCCATAG
- the LOC122645694 gene encoding PHD finger protein PERSISTENT TAPETAL CELL 1 isoform X2: MICNKKFHFVVPCKQIAAVTPTSLSHEGNCRGSEATTAMKSNLIELHGHLMHGVLHMNGFGHLLCINGVEKGSELAGHEIMDLWDRICTGLRVRKVSLTDIARKRNMDLRLIHGVAYGEPWFSRWGYRFGRGSFGVTQPMYQKAIEAIQGMPLCLLVHHLGNSNHEIPVILHRYQMMSSNSLLTLGHLFHFMLQLKSHLPQETYMASDNANIALNTASRWSPKRVEMAARVIVDALRKAENRWVSRQEVRDAARVYIGDTGLLDFVLKSLGNHIVGNYIVRRSVNPVTKVLEYCLEDISCTLPNQDNLSQIDPCGRLTRLQLMKDIFYLYKYILNEQRPAALITKMFTAIPVAARIILDTKHLIKDYGGELCPNTGVGYGENLMVFCTICLKDKIENNEGMMKALPPYEVIILPAYATVEDLKKEVHRIFKEMYWGLRSFIVESIIGLNVKDSDLILKLVQARSRLVLKGRILDKGIDIDGIYQCSIDKNVIDCPCGAKEDDGERMVSCDICEVLQHTRCVRIGNNEDVPHIFLCSRCEHDIVLLPSLP; encoded by the exons ATGATTTGCAACAAGAAGTTTCACTTTGTTGTACCCTGCAAACAAATTGCAGCAGTGACACCCACATCTTTGAGCCATGAAGGAAATTGCAGAGGATCAGAAGCAACAACGGCAATGAAGTCAAATTTGATAGAGCTACATGGCCACCTTATGCATGGGGTCTTGCACATGAATGGGTTTGGGCATTTGCTCTGTATCAATGGAGTAGAGAAGGGCTCAGAGTTGGCTGGGCATGAGATTATGGACTTGTGGGATCGAATTTGCACCGGATTAAGAGTAAG gaagGTGAGCCTAACTGACATTGCAAGGAAGAGAAACATGGACTTGAGGTTGATCCATGGGGTGGCTTATGGTGAGCCATGGTTCAGTCGTTGGGGCTACAGATTCGGGCGTGGAAGCTTTGGTGTCACTCAACCAATGTACCAGAAAGCAATAGAAGCAATACAAGGCATGCCCTTATGCTTACTTGTTCATCACCTTGGCAACTCTAATCATGAAATTCCAGTCATTCTCCATAGATATCAAATGATGTCAAGTAATTCTTTGCTTACGCTAGGCCATCTATTCCATTTCATGTTACAACTGAAGTCCCACCTTCCACAAGAGACTTACATGGCTTCCGATAACGCTAACATTGCATTAAACACAGCTTCTCGATGGTCACCAAAGCGAGTTGAAATGGCGGCTCGGGTTATTGTTGATGCACTAAGGAAGGCAGAAAATAGGTGGGTATCAAGGCAAGAAGTTAGAGATGCTGCCCGTGTATACATTGGTGATACAGGTTTATTAGACTTTGTATTGAAGTCTCTAGGAAACCATATTGTGGGGAATTATATTGTTCGCCGAAGTGTAAATCCAGTGACTAAAGTTCTTGAATATTGCTTGGAGGATATCTCTTGTACTTTGCCTAATCAAGATAATTTGTCTCAAATCGATCCATGTGGTCGACTTACGAGGCTTCAACTCATGAAGGATATCTTCTATTTGTACAAATACATCCTCAATGAGCAAAGACCAGCAGCATTGATCACCAAGATGTTCACAGCCATCCCTGTGGCTGCAAGGATCATTCTTGACACCAAGCATCTTATTAAAGATTATGGAGGAGAGTTATGCCCTAATACTGGAGTTGGTTATGGTGAAAACTTGATGGTTTTTTGCACAATTTGTTTGAAGGACAAGATAGAGAACAATGAAGGTATGATGAAGGCCTTGCCACCATATGAAGTTATCATTTTGCCGGCCTATGCTACCGTCGAAGATCTTAAGAAGGAAGTCCATAGGATCTTTAAGGAAATGTATTGGGGCTTAAGGAGCTTCATTGTGGAGTCAATTATCGGTTTAAATGTGAAGGATTCAGATTTGATATTGAAGCTAGTACAAGCTCGGTCTCGGTTAGTTTTGAAAGGAAGGATATTAGACAAAGGCATTGACATTGATGGGATTTATCAGTGCAGCATAGATAAAAATGTAATTGATTGCCCTTGTGGTGCTAAGGAGGATGATGGCGAACGGATGGTCTCATGCGATATCTGTGAAGTTTTGCAGCATACTCGGTGTGTTCGTATTGGCAATAATGAGGATGTTCCTCATATATTTCTTTGTAGCCGCTGTGAACATGACATTGTTCTCCTCCCCTCCCTTCCATAG